The Mycolicibacterium mageritense genome contains a region encoding:
- the nuoH gene encoding NADH-quinone oxidoreductase subunit NuoH, with protein sequence MTYPDPTLFGHDPWWLILAKALGIFVFLLLTVLSAILIERKVLGRMQMRPGPNRVGPWGLLQSLADGVKLALKEGLTPASVDKPIYLLAPIISVIPAFMAFAVIPMGGAVSVFGHRTALQLTDLPVAVLYILAVTSIGVYGIVLAGWASGSTYPLLGGLRSSAQVISYEVAMALSFAAVFLYAGTMSTSGIVAAQDRVWFVFLLLPSFLVYLTSMVGETNRAPFDLPEAEGELVGGFHTEYSSLKFAMFMLAEYVNMTTVSALATTMFLGGWHAPFPFNMIDGANSGWWPLLWFTAKVWGFMFFYIWLRATLPRLRYDQFMALGWKILIPVSLGWIMIVAITHSLRGHGYQNWATGLIGAAVVLAGILVAALWKPLRGNTVQPTPEQSTGAYPVPPLPAVSKETADA encoded by the coding sequence GTGACGTATCCGGACCCCACCCTGTTCGGCCATGACCCGTGGTGGCTGATCCTCGCGAAGGCCCTGGGGATCTTCGTGTTCCTGCTGCTGACGGTGCTGTCCGCCATCCTGATCGAACGTAAGGTGCTGGGCCGCATGCAGATGCGGCCGGGCCCCAACCGGGTCGGGCCATGGGGTCTGCTGCAGTCGCTGGCCGACGGCGTCAAACTCGCCCTCAAGGAAGGCCTCACCCCGGCCAGTGTGGACAAACCCATTTATCTGCTGGCCCCGATCATTTCGGTGATTCCCGCGTTCATGGCGTTCGCAGTGATCCCGATGGGCGGCGCAGTGTCGGTGTTCGGCCACCGCACGGCACTGCAGCTGACCGATCTGCCGGTCGCGGTGCTCTACATCCTCGCCGTCACCTCGATCGGTGTGTACGGCATCGTGTTGGCGGGCTGGGCGTCCGGCTCCACCTATCCCCTGCTCGGCGGGCTGCGGTCGAGCGCACAGGTGATCTCCTACGAGGTCGCGATGGCGTTGTCGTTCGCCGCGGTGTTCCTCTACGCCGGCACCATGTCCACCTCGGGCATCGTGGCGGCCCAGGATCGCGTGTGGTTCGTGTTCCTGCTGCTGCCGTCGTTCCTGGTGTACCTCACCTCGATGGTCGGCGAAACCAACCGTGCGCCGTTCGACCTGCCCGAGGCCGAGGGCGAGCTGGTGGGTGGGTTCCACACCGAGTACTCGTCGCTGAAGTTCGCGATGTTCATGCTCGCCGAGTACGTGAACATGACTACCGTTTCGGCGCTGGCCACCACGATGTTCCTCGGCGGCTGGCATGCGCCCTTCCCGTTCAACATGATCGACGGCGCCAACAGCGGCTGGTGGCCGCTGCTGTGGTTCACGGCCAAGGTGTGGGGGTTCATGTTCTTCTACATCTGGCTGCGCGCAACGCTGCCGCGGCTGCGCTACGACCAGTTCATGGCGCTGGGATGGAAGATCCTGATCCCGGTATCGCTGGGCTGGATCATGATCGTGGCCATCACCCACAGCCTGCGCGGCCATGGCTACCAGAACTGGGCCACCGGATTGATCGGCGCCGCGGTGGTACTGGCCGGCATCCTGGTCGCCGCGCTGTGGAAACCGTTGCGAGGCAATACCGTTCAACCGACGCCCGAGCAGAGCACCGGGGCCTATCCGGTGCCACCCCTGCCGGCCGTCAGCAAGGAGACCGCTGATGCCTAA